A stretch of Caldanaerobius polysaccharolyticus DSM 13641 DNA encodes these proteins:
- the cysE gene encoding serine O-acetyltransferase, which yields MKFIDELKEDIKAVFERDPAAKSILEVILCYPGLHAIILHRLAHFLYNKGLVILPRLISEFSRFITGIEIHPGAKIGRGLFIDHGMGVVIGETTEIGDNCTIYQGVTLGGTGKDKGKRHPTIGNNVVIGAGAKVLGPFKVGDNSKIGAGAVVLKEVPPNSTVVGVPGKAVRKCGVQVKKNEVDLEHNKLPDPVEHEIEYLRHRIELLEKRISELEGGKRSDEAI from the coding sequence ATGAAGTTTATAGATGAGCTTAAAGAGGACATAAAGGCCGTTTTTGAAAGAGACCCTGCGGCTAAGAGCATACTGGAAGTGATATTGTGCTATCCAGGGCTTCACGCTATAATACTTCACAGGCTGGCTCACTTTTTGTACAATAAAGGGCTGGTTATATTGCCAAGGCTTATTTCTGAATTTAGCCGGTTTATAACAGGTATTGAAATACACCCTGGAGCTAAAATAGGAAGGGGTTTGTTTATAGATCACGGTATGGGCGTGGTTATAGGGGAAACCACGGAGATAGGCGACAATTGCACCATATATCAAGGGGTGACATTAGGAGGGACAGGTAAAGACAAAGGCAAGCGGCATCCCACCATAGGGAATAACGTGGTAATAGGCGCTGGTGCTAAGGTACTGGGACCTTTTAAAGTGGGAGATAACTCCAAAATAGGGGCGGGTGCGGTGGTCTTAAAAGAGGTTCCCCCTAACTCAACGGTAGTAGGCGTGCCTGGAAAGGCCGTGAGGAAATGCGGTGTGCAGGTCAAAAAAAATGAGGTGGATCTGGAGCACAATAAATTGCCTGATCCTGTGGAGCATGAAATCGAATACTTGAGGCACAGGATTGAATTGCTGGAAAAGCGAATAAGTGAACTGGAAGGAGGAAAGCGCAGCGATGAAGCTATATAA